One Saimiri boliviensis isolate mSaiBol1 chromosome 17, mSaiBol1.pri, whole genome shotgun sequence genomic window carries:
- the ZNF830 gene encoding zinc finger protein 830 gives MAFSASAGTPAGKRVVNQEELRRLMKEKQRLSTNRKRIESPFAKYNRLGQLSCVLCNTPVKSELLWQTHVLGKQHREKVAELKGAKEASQGPSASSAPQSVKRKAPDADGQDTKRMKATLVPQVQPSTSALPTNFDKMGKESIRATPSKPSGLSLLPDYEDEEEEEEQEEGGGERKSGDAGKLLSDAQGKEHSLSSSREVTSSVLPDDFFHNNPPKAPIIPHSGSIEKAEIHEKVVERRENTAEALPEGFFDDPEVDARVRKVDAPKDQMDKEWDEFQKAMRQVNTISEAIVAEEDEEGRLDRQIGEIDEQIECYRRVEKLRNRQDEIKNKLKEILTIKELQKKEEENADSDDEGELQDLLSQDWRVKGALL, from the coding sequence ATGGCGTTCTCCGCCTCCGCTGGGACTCCGGCTGGGAAGCGAGTAGTAAATCAGGAAGAACTGCGGCGGTTAATGAAGGAGAAGCAGCGTCTCAGCACTAATCGGAAACGGATAGAATCTCCATTCGCTAAGTACAACCGTTTGGGACAGCTGAGTTGTGTCCTGTGTAACACTCCGGTTAAGAGTGAGCTTCTGTGGCAGACTCACGTCCTGGGAAAGCAGCACCGAGAGAAAGTGGCCGAGCTGAAAGGCGCGAAGGAAGCCAGCCAGGGTCCGTCCGCCAGCTCAGCGCCTCAGTCCGTCAAGAGGAAAGCGCCAGACGCAGACGGCCAAGATACCAAGAGAATGAAGGCCACCTTGGTGCCTCAGGTACAGCCCTCCACATCTGCGTTGCCCACCAACTTTGACAAAATGGGAAAGGAGTCCATTAGAGCGACTCCCAGTAAGCCCTCAGGACTCAGTTTACTCCCCGATtatgaagatgaggaggaggaggaggaacaggaagaaggaggtggagaaagaaaaagcGGGGACGCCGGCAAGTTGCTGTCCGACGCACAGGGCAAGGAACATTCACTTTCCTCTTCGCGGGAGGTAACGAGCAGTGTGCTGCCAGACGATTTCTTTCATAATAATCCTCCCAAGGCCCCCATAATTCCTCATTCAGGGTCAATTGAGAAAGCAGAAATCCATGAAAAGGTggtggaaaggagagaaaacaccGCGGAAGCGTTACCCGAAGGTTTTTTTGACGACCCTGAGGTAGATGCAAGAGTACGAAAGGTTGATGCCCCTAAAGATCAGATGGACAAAGAGTGGGACGAATTTCAAAAAGCCATGAGGCAGGTCAACACTATTTCCGAAGCCATAGTTGCCGAAGAGGATGAGGAGGGACGGTTGGACCGTCAGATTGGGGAGATCGATGAGCAGATAGAGTGTTACCGACGGGTGGAAAAGCTACGGAATCGCcaggatgaaataaaaaataaacttaaagaaATCCTGACCATAAAAGAAttgcagaaaaaggaagaagagaatgctGACAGCGATGATGAGGGGGAACTACAGGACTTGTTGTCTCAGGATTGGAGGGTGAAAGGGGCATTGTTATAA